GTGTTTGCGAGTGATTTCTGGTATTGTTAATGAGTAGCAAAGACTACCAAATCGATCTACCAGTTCCACTTGGGGTTGAGGATTTACCCATCCCCGTAGCTGATGCTGCACCGCAACAGGAGCAAACGAGGGACAAAGCTTTTTTGGAATGGAATAATTTGGCGAGTCAACGTCATGTTCGCTCTTTAGCTTTTGACCCAACACAGGGAGATTTATGGTTAGCGACAGGGGGAGGAGTCCTGCACTGGAAGTTGGAAGCAAACCGATTTGTGAGATATGCAAGCGAACATGGTTTGCCTGGTAACTCAGTGTTGGCAGTTGCGGTAGATAGTGCGGGTCAAGTTTGGGCGGCTCACGAGCATTTTGGCATTTACTATCTAAAAAATGATATTTGGCGACTTTATAGCTTCTTGGGAGAGGTGAAGGTCAGTTGTTTAACTGTAGACTCTACTGGTAGGCTTTGGGCTGGAACTGCTAGCGGTATTTATGCTATCAACAGTCCAGAACGTAAACCCTCTATTGAGCTACCGATCGCTGGTTTTCCTCCAAGAGCAATGGCGATTGCAAACGAAAACGACATTTGGTTGTGCAATGCTCAAGGTGTTTATAATTACAAAAATTCTTGTTGGGTGCGTAGTAGCGACAGCGTGCAACCAGATATCCTAACACTAGCTCGTCAGGGCGAAAATTTATGGTTGGGAACTTTTCGAGGACTGGTACGCATTGACTTAACAACTAATACTTCTCAAAAAATTGATACTACTTTCTTAAGTGAAGTTACTGCCTTAGCTCCCCATCCTGAAGGAGTTTGGGCAGCTTGCGGCGGACAAGTCGGTTTAGCAACAGAAACGGGTTGGAAACCTTTAGGAGAAAAGAGATTTAATGCTCCCATTACCAGCTTGGTAGCAGGTAGCGCTCGCGAAGTATGGATTGGTACTCATGATGGACTGTTGTGGGGTGAGAACAAAGAGATACGCCTATACTTAACAGATACTCCTCCTGATGTCATTGGGTTAGCTTCAGGTGACAAGTCTCCACCCACTTTCAGTCACTTAGTGCAAGCGCTTTCAGTCCAGCAATTGGCAGACCGTTCTATTTTATGGATTGGTACAGCACGCGGTTTGTTTCGTTATGACTTATTGACAGAAAGTTGGCGGCGTTATGGGCAACTTGCTACCCAGGATATCCGTGCGATCGCCCTTGGCGCAAGCTGTACCCAGCTTATCGTCACCAGTCACAATCAAGAAAATATTTGGGTTGCCAGTTGGTCGAGTGGTTTACATTCCTTGAGAGAAAAAGCAGAATTGGAAACTGCACCCAATATTTCCGAACCGATTTTGGCACTCACTACAGGGCTTGAGTCTCAGTTATGGGCTGTTGGGCTAGATGGTGCATATCATTACAATAATTCTGATTGGGTAAAAGTGATTTCAACGCAAGAACTACC
This genomic interval from Scytonema hofmannii PCC 7110 contains the following:
- a CDS encoding ligand-binding sensor domain-containing protein; its protein translation is MSSKDYQIDLPVPLGVEDLPIPVADAAPQQEQTRDKAFLEWNNLASQRHVRSLAFDPTQGDLWLATGGGVLHWKLEANRFVRYASEHGLPGNSVLAVAVDSAGQVWAAHEHFGIYYLKNDIWRLYSFLGEVKVSCLTVDSTGRLWAGTASGIYAINSPERKPSIELPIAGFPPRAMAIANENDIWLCNAQGVYNYKNSCWVRSSDSVQPDILTLARQGENLWLGTFRGLVRIDLTTNTSQKIDTTFLSEVTALAPHPEGVWAACGGQVGLATETGWKPLGEKRFNAPITSLVAGSAREVWIGTHDGLLWGENKEIRLYLTDTPPDVIGLASGDKSPPTFSHLVQALSVQQLADRSILWIGTARGLFRYDLLTESWRRYGQLATQDIRAIALGASCTQLIVTSHNQENIWVASWSSGLHSLREKAELETAPNISEPILALTTGLESQLWAVGLDGAYHYNNSDWVKVISTQELPVRGWLQAVTQGVKNRVWLGTSTGLLVYTTETKKLTAISGHLGSADVRSLLALFHNESELVWIGTSLGLYVGKVDCWEAVTNLENRTITALVWDGNTNSLWVGTDKGLFRVVHQGNNWNLANEFNIHNSGLAANRVIALTISHGNVGETQLWVGTPCGLSCYSY